In Anopheles arabiensis isolate DONGOLA chromosome 2, AaraD3, whole genome shotgun sequence, the genomic window GGATCAGAAGCTACGGCCAGTTATTGTTGGGCTCGGTTTGAGAACTCTGctgtctctccctctctctctgtctctcgggATTCATTCAATATATCCCTACTAGCCCTTCCCGTTCTCCTCACTGCTACGACCCGTCCCGCACGAGCGAACGAGCAGCTCCAGCGCTTGATCGCGTGCGGCCCCCGCGAGAGCTGCGAGTCTCTCAGAGTCGCGCGCCGGCGATCATTCAGTTGCGTGTCGGCACCGATACGGTtaggatgcagcagcagcagcaacactagCACTAGCACGTTGAGCGAGCAGTATTATGTCCCTAGAGCACTGGTCTGTCGCGCTGGATGTACTGCTGCAACAGCTTCAACAGCAGCCGCCACACCATTTGCTGGACATCGCTCCCCCCTACCATTTGCAAACAGGTACAGCGGTACGGGCCTTCTTTGCGAGCCTGGAGGGGAGGGTAGCTCGTGGGTTTTGCCAAGCTGCAAGTAAGAGTGGAGGTGGGCCCACAGAGGTGTGCTGGTTGCGCTTCCCAAACCGCGTGCGACAAAAGCCGGATCGTGATTCACTGGGTTTCCGGTGCACGATggccttcttttttgtttttttgaaaaCCAACCGTTTCCAATTTTCCCGcctatttcttctttttccagAGCAACAACAGCTGCTGGGCACGTCCCCGATCCAGTACACCGTCCTGTCGATGGACAcaccgtcgccgtcgtcgtcggcagcagcagcagcagtggtcaGTGTTGGAGAGTTTACGCTCGGCCCGGGTCGCACCTATGCCAGTGCGCTTtcgccatcgtcatcgtccgcATCGCCATCGTCACCGTCGTCGGTCGCATCGCCCAACAGCCGGGCCAGCAACATGTCCCCGGAGTCCAGTGCCAGCGATCAGAGTGCTGCCTATACGCTGCAAAACCTGAACCTTTCCAGTAGCGCCGGCACGATGAACTACCCTGGCATGGgttatcagcagcagcagcagcagcaacatcaacaacaacatcaacatcaacaacttcaacagcagcagcatcactaTTACACACCGCAGCTGCTGAATCTCGACCAGGAGCATCTGCAAACGCAAACCTTCACGTACGTCACATCGTCGAACGAAGGTAAGACGCTGTGACGGTGTCACAAACCAAACGTGCCTCCCCGATCATCTGGTGGTCActctgtggtgtgtgtgtgctctgtcCCCATTTCAGCGTTTGCCGCACCGGAACCGAACTACAGCGAGCCGCATCTGGTGATCCTGGAGCAGCCGGTGGACAAGTTTCGCTTCCGCTACCAGTCGGAGATGCACGGGACGCACGGTTCGCTGATGGGCAGCCGCACGGAGAAGTCGAAGAAAACGTTCCCGACCGTTGAGCTGCGTGGGTACGGTGGGGAGGCGAAGGTGCGCTGCTCCCTCTATCAGGTGGATCCGCAACGGCGCGCCCCCCATTCGCACCATCTGGTGATCAAGTCCGGCGAGCTGGATCTGATCGATCCGCACGATCTGGATGTGGGTGGCGCGGCGGGAGCGGCTGAACCGTCGGAGGGTGTTGGCGGGGACGGCAAGTATGTGGCCACCTTTCAGGGTATGGGCATCATACACACGGCGAAGAAGTTCATCGCCGAGGAGCTGTACAAGAAGCTGCGCAAGCATCGGCTGTGCGAGCTGAACCGGGAGCCGACCGAGCGCGAGGAGCAGCAGATGCAGAAGGAGGCAGCCGTAATGGCGCGCACGATGAACCTTAATCAGGTGTGCCTGTGCTTCCGGGCGTACCGGGTGGAGCCGGGTACGGGCCGCTGGGTCCCGATCTGTGAGCCGGTCTACTCGAACCCAATCAACAATATGAGTAAGTGTTTAAGGGTTTTCTGAGTTACGGAGTTACGGGAAGGTGTGTGTTGATGGCGACACGATcgtgtgctctctctctctctctctcttccagaAAGTGCACTCACGGGCGAGCTGAAGATCTGCCGGCTCAGCACCACCGTCAGCGGGGTGGACGGTGGCGAGGAGGTGTTTATGTTTGTCGAAAAGGTGTGCAAAAGTAAGTGAACGCTTGTGTTGTGTAGCATTGTGTTCTCAAACTTTCGGAAGAAGTGAACGTTAAATTCCCCCATACTTCTGCAACAGATAACATCAAGATTCGGTTCTACGAGCTGGACGAGTACGACCAGGAGGTGTGGCAGGAGATGGCCATCTTTTCCGAGGCGGACGTCCATCACCAGTATGCGATCGCGTTCAAGACGCCACCGTACCGGCACAAGGACATTACCGAGCCGGTCGAGGTGCTGATGCAGCTGTTCCGGCCGCGCGACCGGTGCCAGAGCGAGCCGGTACTGTTCAAGTACAAACCGCGGCCCGGCATGATGGTAGTGCCGGGGGCTGGTGCTGCTAGTGGTGCGTCGCGCAAGCGGCTCCGCATCAGCTCGGGCAATGTGTCGTCCGAAATTCCCACCGTCATCCAGAACGACCCGAACGGGCCTGTTGGACCCGCTGGagtaggtggtggtggaggtggaggaggaggtggtggcggtggtggtggtgctatcGGTTCAGGATCAACTACACGACTACCGCCCCTGCATCAACCATTTCCAATGCTGGCCAATCATGCTGGCGGCGGTGCCATTCCGGAAGGTCAAGAACCCACGTCGACCACATCGCTTACGACGTCAGCCCATCATACAGACCTTATGAGCGGGATcggttccaccaccaccatctccaAGGAGCTAACGAAGGCCAGCATCATCCAGGAGATACTGAACATTCCGACGACGATCGCGTCGGACGTAGCGTTCGACTCGAGCGACTTTCCCTGCAACTCGGAAGGTACGGCACTACTATTCTTACTCCCTGTGATTCTCTTGTAAACAAACGATTGTTTTACCTGCTTTTGTGCGACAGAATTCAACAAACTCATCCAAGAGATCGGCAATCAGCAGGATCTGGTCAAGCTGGAGACGGACGCAGAAACGGCTGGCGGCGGCGCCACCGATACGGAAAGTGTGCTGGGACGGGCGATTGCCGATCTGGTCGCGTCCGGGGACGATTCGCGGCAGGGCGAAATGTTGCGCAAGCTGCTCGCCCTGATCAAACTGTTCGCCGGGGACGTGAATCGCTCGCGGCAGCTGCTGGCCTCCCACTGGACCGCTGccaatcagcagcagctcaagTAAGTTGGTTGCAAAGAAAGTACATCATTTCCGCCAGACGCTTCATCATGTTTGCACTCCATATTCGATTGTTCGCCCGATcggttgattgattttgagGCCTAATATGGGGCATTTCCTCTCTCTTACTCTATCTTTCTTCCCACCTCTCTATCCCTCGATGTACTTATGTGTGTGCGATgtcggtgtgtctgtgtggtttAGGTTCGAACCCCAGCAATGGAGTAGTCATTACGAGGAGCACCGATGGTGACCGATGCTGTCCTGTTTTtgtcactgttttttttaacacttgCAGAGTttataaatgtaaataaattatttgtttcaaatggttCTTGGTGTGCCGTGTCTGTGTCCCTGTAATCGCTTTTTGGTGGATTCTGCCTGAGAAATCTGTACTCCCCCAAACTCTTTTGGGTATTGGTTGTGGGTGATTCTAATGTTGCCAGAACTTCTGCAGAGAAGAGCACGttgggttttttcttcttgaagCATTCCGAACGCTTTCCGATATATTCGGGATTTCCGCATTATCTTCATTTAGGCTTTGGCCGGGGATAGGAGGGAAAACCGGAAATTCTGGATTCCCTGGAACTGTCTGGTGTCCCACGAGGGgaaacaaatttcaagcctCCGAAACTGGAACGCTTGCCGCTGCTGTCAGCAGCAAGGGTGCAGCAATAATGATATGCTGTTTAATTATTGACGATGAGATTTATGCCTTCGGTTGGATGCGGCTTGTAAGATTATCTCTCCCCTTCCCCTTCCCATTACGCCCCCTCGTCTTGTGAACAAGATTAAACATCGTGCAGTAGTCGTTAGATAATTCCTGTTTTACTTTGTCGTACTTCGTTTTGTCCTCCCCTCGGTCACCCCCTTGTTGATGTAACTAGACTACAATACAGCAACGATTAAAGCTgggatttgtttgatttacactggtgtgtgttttcttttttttgcagttgccTGCACGCTGCAATCCGACGCAACGATACGACGATCGCCTGCAAGCTGATCGAGCTGCTGCACGAGTACCAGCTGGCGGAGGAGCTGCTCGATCTGCCGAACGATCGCAACGAAACCGGCCTCCATCTGGCCGTGTCGTGCAACAGCGAGCCGATCGTGAAGGCGCTGCTGGGGGCCGGCGCGAAGCTGCACTTCTGCGACTACCGCGGCAACACGCCCCTGCACCGGGCGGTCGTCGAGAATGTGCCCGATAtggtgcggctgctgctgctgcagcggcgGCCCGGCCAGCCGGGAGGTTTGCGGCTCGACTGCACCAACGACGATGGGTTGACCGCGTTACAGGCGGCCGTGTATGCTCGAAATTTGAAAATCACGCGCATCCTGCTGGAGGCGGGTGCATCGGTGCGCGAGAAGGACCTCAAGCACGGCAACAACATCCTTCACATTGCGGTCGATAATGTAcggatttttggttttggtggaaACGATGACGCTTTAATTgggtttttgctttctctcttctgtttttttgcaggATGCGCTCGATATCGTGCACTACATACTGGAGGAGGTGAAGGAGGAGCTCGGTCGGGAGCGGAACAATGCCGGCTACACGCCGCTGCAGCTGGCCGACGCGAAGAGCCACACCGGGCAGGGCAACAACAAGCTGATCGTGCGGGAACTGTTGCGCCATTACCCGGATGGGTTGCAGAAGGAGGTAAAGAAGGAGGTTGATGCCACAGAagacgacgaggaggaagaggaggaggaagaggaggaggaagacgaGGATGAGGAAGGGGAGGAGCACGGGCAGAGGGAAGCATCGGCACCGTCAAGCAACGTGCTCGATTCGATGGATCTGATCAACGGTGAGCGGGCAACCATTGCGCGACTGCTGGAGGAGCATGAGCCGGAAGTGGAACCGCAGCGCAAAACCACCAAGCGGTCGGACAGTGGCCCGGATCGAACCGAACCCGATACGCTATTCGACGAGCAGTGCCTGGAGGAGCTGTGCCGGCTGCTGGACGCAGGCAATGGCTGGCGCGAGCTCGGTTCGCTGCTTGACTTTCACTCATTTTTTACCGTGTGGGAGCAGGCGCCCAGCCCGGCACGGATGTTGCTCGGGTATTTCGAGGTGAGTGGAGTGCTGGATGCCGCCCACAACGGTTGCAAACTTTAACTAAcgcttcgtgtgtgtgtgtgcggttacAAAATTGCAGATGCAGCAGCTCCACCTGGACCGGCTGATCGATATGCTGCGCGTGCTGGAACTGCGCGACCCCATCCGCAGCATCGACGAGATGATCTGCCGGCGGATGAAGTGATACACATTGCGCGgtgaatgttgttgttgtgatttGCTTCCTTCGGTTGGTTTGGAAGCATCGGTAGGACAGCCTGTGGCGGAATTTTTTTGTAGCCTTGTAAGcaacacccaaacacactATTTTACGCTCTTACTGTacctttttttgctacatttaACGTACAACTACATCCCAGATACATCCCAGATATACACTCTTGGAAAAAAACGCGACTCGACCTGTTCAATCcaaaggtggtggtggtggtgatatcACGCGTTGCTCCCGCCAGCATTACTGCAAACGTGACTGGGAAGAATTGCATTGCGGTGTGCTTAGCGGACAGTTGATGACACGATGGCGTTCGGTGGTGCTTGCGGGCAGGGTCGGAAATGCAACAGAAAAACCCGTTTCGGAAACTGTTCGGTATTCCGGTTAATcttaattttattgctaagTATATAACAAGTAAATTACAACCTATCCGATTCCTCGACAATGGAAAGGAAATAGAATTCCAGCCTCCCAGGCGGGCCTACCCCGGCGGCCGGGGTACGGAACGGTAGGACGGAAGCTAGAACCGGAGGGTGGAGGGGCGGGTTTTGCATTATGCAACGCTCCAGCACGAGCGGAGCCATCCGGAACCGGTTTCGCGTTCTATCGCTCGGGGCGGCAAGcaaaggggtgtgtgtgtgtgtgtgttgagagtGGTCATGGCGATAAGATTATTCTAACAGTGGACGGGTAGAAGGGGACAggacgtgtttgtgtgtgtgtgattttccaTTGCATTCCTGTTCGATTCACCGCACGCTTGCTCTCCCACCAGGCTGCTCCATTCTCCGGCGCTGCTTGTTGTGGTCCCTTCCTTCGGGTCAATCTCTGTGTTTTCGCGCTGTATACGCTTCCGATCCGTTCACGTGTCGTGCCCTGCCTACGTGAGCCCAAACCCCCCTCCCACTACACCAGATCGTAATCGATCCGCGCGCCCATCCGCCGCAGCGCGATGATCGTATTGACCGCCTTGATCCAGCGCTTCTTGATAACATAGCGTTTCAACTTTGTTTTTGTCACAGATAGCTCGGTGGTGCTCTGGGCGGTCGTTTCCGCCAGCCACGGATGCCGCAGCGCCTTCCGCGCGGTCAGCCGCCGCTCGCCGTCCCGCACCAGCAGCTTGCGCACGAAGTCCTTCGCGCTGTCCGACACCGCGTCGAACGATTTGTAGTCGAACGTGTACGCGCCCTGCAGGACGTTCGTCATCGTGGCCTGGTCGTCGCTGCCCACGAACGGTGACAGTCCGGAGAGGCTGTTTTGGCGGGTTGCGAACGagcgggttttgtttttttggtttgtgttgGTGGGGCGCATTCGTGGGGGCGAAAAAGATGTTTGGAGCATTGATGAAAGTGTGCGATGCGATGCGTGGTGACGCGCGTAGTGGTGACAGTGATGAGAGCGGCAAGACGCAATTTATACGCGACAAAAGTGGATAacaggggagagagagaaaaaaagagagaaagaaagagagaaaaaaagcgtgaaaggaagagaaatatgacaaaaaaacTTAAGCGAATGAATGAACACGAAAACGGATGTTACACAGCACAGTTGGAGTTGCATTTCCAGAGCAATTGGTGTGAGAGTAGTATAGCACATTCTTGTCTTATTCTTATAAGAAATAAAAGAgttgagagagagaagaagagaaaagttTGATAGTAATGCAATCTAATAGACATGTCCATTTTTAATcaaccacacatacataaaGTCATTATTTTTAACGAACTCTCACAGTTGTGCTCTGGGAACGCCGCAGCCGACTTGTAACGAACTGTTCACATACAAATATCTCGTAAACGTTAGTGTTACAGGGTGCTGAAGTTTAGTTGCGGAAAGTGCGCAAACGAAACGTGTACGATAATCAATTAGTGTGTCAGGGCAGCAGAGTGTGGCCAACAGGTGTGCAATAAGGTATCTCCGGCATCTTGTCCAATTCCCGGAATGGACTTTCCAAACGATTCCATGCAATGCGGTACAATCGtataaatgtttaaatttatttatctttcccTACCGAACGTGTGTGTACGAAAGGGAATTTCCAACACGTGCCTCAAAGTGCGTTCGGGTATTTTTTCACCCATCATTACAGCACGAAAGATCCCTTGGTTTTGCCGGTCCACGGCGAAGGGAAAAGAATACGATTAAaacgaaaagaggaaaaaaacatccaatcgGCACGGGATTTTGGAAAATTGCTGCAAGCTCGCTTGAAATAGATGGGGAAGTTTCACGCTTTTGCTATGCTAATTTCCACCTTGTACGCTCTGTTATTATGTCATACTGTGTATCTCCGAAATGAATGAAGTTGCAATTGCACCAAGCGATCGGGTTGATTTGTATGCGCGCGAGTATATGCTAATGAGGGCACCGTTCACACCGGTCACGGGTCCCACGCGGCTGAGTTGAAGAAACTCAGTGCTCAGGGGGATCTACCGGCGGGGATAATGTATGGTGGGGGGATCGATCCTCCTCGAGCAGTGATTACGGTTTACGGTGTGATTAAATCGATATTTGTTCTCACTGGCTGTGTGAGGTGTGCAGCAGTTTAATGATCGATTGATGGTGAAGAGGTGTTTACATCCCAAAGGGGGGATTTCTTTTTCAAAGTcacttttttaatttctaatttcTTTTCCATAAAATGGGAATCCTTTACATTCGGTTAACACGTGGCCATGCATGGGATGAAtggaaggcacacacacacacgccaacaGCGGGCATTGATGGAAGCGAAGTGAataaaaagagggaaaaatcACGAATATTTACGAACGTTGAACGATAAACGGGTAAGCACAATGAACGCCAGGAAGAAACAATTAAATTGAGCTGCATCCTCATCGTTTCTTCCCGCAGCTCAATGCAGCGCCCCTTGCCGTTGATGGTCCAACAGGAATGGTGGGAATGAAAGACGAAAACGACGCGGGCGCGATCGATCCGTCCATCGGTTACCGGTaataaaaaccaaatcaaaacGGTATGTTACCAAGAACACTTCGCTAGTGAGGAAACATATAATTACAAACACGCTTTTGAATTGGCGGCGCAGTTTTGCGTGCGATCACAGCGCTGGTCAATACGTGATCAGTATTCGGACACACAAAAGTACAAAGGATAATAGTACATTTAGTAGATTTaggaaattgttttttgttttgttcatttagCTCTTCAGTGCAACTACAAAaacgggaaaagaaaaaccaattAAATGGGCTCCAATTGAtgagaaaaaaggagaaataaatttaaaacaatactatCGAATGTTGTAAGAAAGTAAAACTATAAAGAAATAACAATAGAAAAAaggtaacaaaacaaaagaaggcAAAAGTAGAAAcgattgaaaacaaaatgatgtaaaacaaaaagtcaAACAGTAGAGACAAAAACTACTAAACAGAAGAAAATAGCACATTACGaagtaaaaatgaaaacacaagTAGTAAGaatattgaagaaaaaaaaatgcacaaatgaACGAAGTAAGGACTGAAACTACTCCGCTGCACGTCCGCAACAGCAACGGAACACCCTGTTTCGCGAGGGGGTAATGTAAATGTCGTCCGGatcagacacacaaaaaaaaaacaggaaaaaaggacAGAGGAAGAAAGCGTACGTACTGTGAATGGTTCTTGTGAATGAACCACTTCCCCTACCCGGCGGTTAGCGTAAGCGAAAGACACCCTACAAAGTCAGCGTGCTCAGAAGGCAAACGGGAGAGCATGGGGTGAGTTATTTCCGGTTgtgaaaaacaaccaaacagtCCGCAAGCAAAACCCTTGAAGAACACGCGCTCGCTCCTTGCGCTGCTGGAAGCGCGAACGCCGCGCGTCACGCTTGCGGCACCAATTAGTAGCTCCATTACACCGTTACACGCGTGTGAAGCGCATTAATGACATTGTCAGGTGCACCGGTGCACAAAGCGGGGTTATGATGGCAGCGTTCGGCTGCAAGTTTAAATCCCGGGcggaagcaaagcaaagccgGAAAAAAAACCGCGCGCTGAATGCAATGAATGCGGTAACGAAGCGGACAACGCACAGTGTCAAGGTGTGGGGGCAGTACTCACAGTACGTAGCAGATCACGCCCAGGCTCCACATGTCGGTGTAGAAGTAGATCTCGTCAAAGTTGAGCACCTCCGGGGCGGCAAACTCGGCCGTGCCGAACATCACCTGCAGCTTCTTGCCCGGATCGTACCGGCGCGCGAACCCGAAGTCGATGATCTTGATCCGATTGCCCGTCTTTGTGAGGCAGAGAATGTTTTCTGGCTGCAATGGGGGGagaaagatgaagaagaatgggagagcgcgtgtgtgtgtgtgggtttaaATCAAAAAACGAAAGAGACGGACGGATTGCGGTTGACTCACCTTCATGTCTAGGTGGATGATGCTCCGGCTGTGAATGTACTCCATGCCCTCGCAGATCTGCCGCATGAAGACGGCGCACGCTTTCTCCGTCAGCACGAAATCGTCGTCAATGACGCGCTCGAACAGCTCGCCACCTTGAATGCTGCAAGTGCAGAGGGATGACATGAGCGCTAGATGAGTGGCCATGGTGGTAGCGGGAGACCTGGCAGACGTGTGGCCGCACGTTCCGTGCGAAGGTCACACCATTCCGAATGGGGCATGACGGCGGGGTGAGTCGTAATAGTCGCGCAGTGCGACGCTTTCGTAGCGTGTTTAACAACTGTTGCGCCGTTTCTAACGCCATtttctttctatctttttttgctttgctctccATCGCGGTAGGACTCACCCGCCACCCGAAGGACGCGAGACCAACAAAACACTCgccacgcacacgcacacacacacacgggcataCTTACAGCTCGAGGATGACGTAGAACTTGTTCTCGTAGTCGAACGCATCGTACAGCTGGATCAGCCGGGGATGGTGCAGGCAGCTCATGATGTCGATCTCGCGCACCATGTCGCCCCggtccttcttcttcttgtagGGGATAATCTTGGCCGCCAGCTCTAGCCCGGTCGCCTTCTCGCGGCAGTGAAACACCGTGCCGAAGGTGCCGCGCCCGAGCTCGGGCAGTATCTCGAACTGCTGCTTCGGGTCGACGTCCAGCTTGAGCTGCACCTCCCGGAACGGGAAGGATGGTGCGAGGTCTGTTtgggggagggagaggggaAGACAGAGTGAGTGAGGAGAAGCATTTGTTTGGCCATTTTGTATCTGTGTGTCGGGCAGCGAAAAAAGGGCCAACACGTGGAGACCGTGGCAACCTTGGACTGGACAAGTCAATGAAAATAAgacacggcggcggcggcggcggtggggTTGGTTTGTTTACTTGGAAAACACACACGGATCGCGGTAAAAGTGGATGATTTTCTCTCCTCGTTGACGCTTTGTCTAGGTTGCGTCTCGCACAGCGATCGAGCGATGCGGTGAGACGTAGTTTCTAAAAGTTGTTATTAGATTTATCTacatgtgttttgttgttgttgttgtttgctttcgatgggaaaggggaaaagtagggtttttctttttggcaaTAACGATCTACGCGATCTTACTTGCGTTATATgagatttgtgtgaaaatccCAATCACATTCTTATTGGATTCCTACTAACTTTCATAATAGAGCCTTGGGACATCCCTGGGGTCTCTGCTATTGAAACATTATTTGTGTGAAGGTGTCACTGATGAGCTTTTTGATAGAAATAAGATATGCTAACTATACTTCAATCCTCATAAATACTCATAAATTGTTCTTGCAGTTCATCTCTATCATGCATTTCAAACTTTAATGGTGAGGATCTTTCCTTGTATTTGTCTTTCTATATCAGATTTGAGGACAGTAATACACACCCTTCGAGATATCCCTCACTTCTCACTGTGGCAAACTCTCAAAAATCCTTAACAGGCGAAACCTTTGATATATTCCATCATTTAAGCACGAACGAAATGATATTGAATTTGGAAGAATTTACCGTACAACGTGGTACACATATTTCCAAAACTTGTTGTTCGATGTATGACGTGAATTAGTCGCTTTGTACTCCAAAGTTTAAGCTGATCATCTGGAACAACGATTGCACGCTTTCGAAATTGTCCTTTGACACTTTAAACGTATGAAACTGCTTAGTCACGGGTTTCAGTTTAGACTACTTGAGAATCAATTACACTTCTTGCTAAGAAATATCTTCCATCTCTCAAAGAAAGTTGATACTGTTACTGAACACCCCCAAATCATTCACAGAACTTCACATCAAATAGCTGCCTTTACTGACACCGCGGTTTGCACAAGCTCCACACTCTCGCAACGTCCATGCTGAACTGATTTCCATTCGCTGCGACTTTTCGCAACCGACTGAAATCAGAGACACACGAACGCGATCGTACCTCGCGCTCCCAGCAACCCATCCCGCATCGAATCGCGCTTAATTGGAGGTAGAATCCACACCTCGGAATTGCGATCCACACctttcctcacacacacacacacacccactgtTTCGAATCACGCTTCATATTTCGTCCTTTGGCCTCTCGGCGCCATTGACCGTGGCCGCAGCAGCTACGTTCAGCTCCGGCGTTCGGTGCTGCTCCGCCGTGTTAGtgcctcgtgtgtgtgtgtgtttactgaTGCTGATGCGTTGTGACAGGACTGGCCTGCTCTGCCTCCAAAGCGCGCGATCGTCGTGCCCCCCTGCCCCACGTGGGGAGTGTTTTGTTGAACCTTGTGAAATCGGGTCGGACATTTATGTCGCTTTCGCACCCGCCCCGGGATCCCGCCCAGTTGACCGTGACAGGCCAGAAGGGACCTGCGATGGTACAAAACAATAAGAGGAGAGCCAACGGTGAACCAAACGGCGACTGCGAGAGTCAGAGGACACCGTTGCCGTTCGAGCGTGATGCCATTTATTCCGCACTATCTCCAAAACATAAAAGAACGTCTGTTGGCTTTGCATTTCTGGGGACGTCTTCGTgcgagagaagaagagagtgtgggagagagagatcgtGGTCCaataaatcaaatcaattaGGGAATTAAAGCGTGACGACGCTCTGTTTCTGCTTGGCATGGGTtggcagtgtgtgttttttcgttcTACCGTGACCAATGTCTTCAGTTAAAGGAAAGAAGCACGGTGAAATGG contains:
- the LOC120898646 gene encoding nuclear factor NF-kappa-B p110 subunit isoform X1 gives rise to the protein MSLEHWSVALDVLLQQLQQQPPHHLLDIAPPYHLQTEQQQLLGTSPIQYTVLSMDTPSPSSSAAAAAVVSVGEFTLGPGRTYASALSPSSSSASPSSPSSVASPNSRASNMSPESSASDQSAAYTLQNLNLSSSAGTMNYPGMGYQQQQQQQHQQQHQHQQLQQQQHHYYTPQLLNLDQEHLQTQTFTYVTSSNEAFAAPEPNYSEPHLVILEQPVDKFRFRYQSEMHGTHGSLMGSRTEKSKKTFPTVELRGYGGEAKVRCSLYQVDPQRRAPHSHHLVIKSGELDLIDPHDLDVGGAAGAAEPSEGVGGDGKYVATFQGMGIIHTAKKFIAEELYKKLRKHRLCELNREPTEREEQQMQKEAAVMARTMNLNQVCLCFRAYRVEPGTGRWVPICEPVYSNPINNMKSALTGELKICRLSTTVSGVDGGEEVFMFVEKVCKNNIKIRFYELDEYDQEVWQEMAIFSEADVHHQYAIAFKTPPYRHKDITEPVEVLMQLFRPRDRCQSEPVLFKYKPRPGMMVVPGAGAASGASRKRLRISSGNVSSEIPTVIQNDPNGPVGPAGVGGGGGGGGGGGGGGGAIGSGSTTRLPPLHQPFPMLANHAGGGAIPEGQEPTSTTSLTTSAHHTDLMSGIGSTTTISKELTKASIIQEILNIPTTIASDVAFDSSDFPCNSEEFNKLIQEIGNQQDLVKLETDAETAGGGATDTESVLGRAIADLVASGDDSRQGEMLRKLLALIKLFAGDVNRSRQLLASHWTAANQQQLNCLHAAIRRNDTTIACKLIELLHEYQLAEELLDLPNDRNETGLHLAVSCNSEPIVKALLGAGAKLHFCDYRGNTPLHRAVVENVPDMVRLLLLQRRPGQPGGLRLDCTNDDGLTALQAAVYARNLKITRILLEAGASVREKDLKHGNNILHIAVDNDALDIVHYILEEVKEELGRERNNAGYTPLQLADAKSHTGQGNNKLIVRELLRHYPDGLQKEVKKEVDATEDDEEEEEEEEEEEDEDEEGEEHGQREASAPSSNVLDSMDLINGERATIARLLEEHEPEVEPQRKTTKRSDSGPDRTEPDTLFDEQCLEELCRLLDAGNGWRELGSLLDFHSFFTVWEQAPSPARMLLGYFEMQQLHLDRLIDMLRVLELRDPIRSIDEMICRRMK
- the LOC120898646 gene encoding nuclear factor NF-kappa-B p110 subunit isoform X2, yielding MSTLLNLDSYRHELYEQQQLLGTSPIQYTVLSMDTPSPSSSAAAAAVVSVGEFTLGPGRTYASALSPSSSSASPSSPSSVASPNSRASNMSPESSASDQSAAYTLQNLNLSSSAGTMNYPGMGYQQQQQQQHQQQHQHQQLQQQQHHYYTPQLLNLDQEHLQTQTFTYVTSSNEAFAAPEPNYSEPHLVILEQPVDKFRFRYQSEMHGTHGSLMGSRTEKSKKTFPTVELRGYGGEAKVRCSLYQVDPQRRAPHSHHLVIKSGELDLIDPHDLDVGGAAGAAEPSEGVGGDGKYVATFQGMGIIHTAKKFIAEELYKKLRKHRLCELNREPTEREEQQMQKEAAVMARTMNLNQVCLCFRAYRVEPGTGRWVPICEPVYSNPINNMKSALTGELKICRLSTTVSGVDGGEEVFMFVEKVCKNNIKIRFYELDEYDQEVWQEMAIFSEADVHHQYAIAFKTPPYRHKDITEPVEVLMQLFRPRDRCQSEPVLFKYKPRPGMMVVPGAGAASGASRKRLRISSGNVSSEIPTVIQNDPNGPVGPAGVGGGGGGGGGGGGGGGAIGSGSTTRLPPLHQPFPMLANHAGGGAIPEGQEPTSTTSLTTSAHHTDLMSGIGSTTTISKELTKASIIQEILNIPTTIASDVAFDSSDFPCNSEEFNKLIQEIGNQQDLVKLETDAETAGGGATDTESVLGRAIADLVASGDDSRQGEMLRKLLALIKLFAGDVNRSRQLLASHWTAANQQQLNCLHAAIRRNDTTIACKLIELLHEYQLAEELLDLPNDRNETGLHLAVSCNSEPIVKALLGAGAKLHFCDYRGNTPLHRAVVENVPDMVRLLLLQRRPGQPGGLRLDCTNDDGLTALQAAVYARNLKITRILLEAGASVREKDLKHGNNILHIAVDNDALDIVHYILEEVKEELGRERNNAGYTPLQLADAKSHTGQGNNKLIVRELLRHYPDGLQKEVKKEVDATEDDEEEEEEEEEEEDEDEEGEEHGQREASAPSSNVLDSMDLINGERATIARLLEEHEPEVEPQRKTTKRSDSGPDRTEPDTLFDEQCLEELCRLLDAGNGWRELGSLLDFHSFFTVWEQAPSPARMLLGYFEMQQLHLDRLIDMLRVLELRDPIRSIDEMICRRMK
- the LOC120898649 gene encoding myosin light chain kinase 2, skeletal/cardiac muscle-like isoform X1; this translates as MYKVDENYPITDLAPSFPFREVQLKLDVDPKQQFEILPELGRGTFGTVFHCREKATGLELAAKIIPYKKKKDRGDMVREIDIMSCLHHPRLIQLYDAFDYENKFYVILELIQGGELFERVIDDDFVLTEKACAVFMRQICEGMEYIHSRSIIHLDMKPENILCLTKTGNRIKIIDFGFARRYDPGKKLQVMFGTAEFAAPEVLNFDEIYFYTDMWSLGVICYVLLSGLSPFVGSDDQATMTNVLQGAYTFDYKSFDAVSDSAKDFVRKLLVRDGERRLTARKALRHPWLAETTAQSTTELSVTKTKLKRYVIKKRWIKAVNTIIALRRMGARIDYDLV
- the LOC120898649 gene encoding myosin light chain kinase 2, skeletal/cardiac muscle-like isoform X2 — translated: MCTTLYDLAPSFPFREVQLKLDVDPKQQFEILPELGRGTFGTVFHCREKATGLELAAKIIPYKKKKDRGDMVREIDIMSCLHHPRLIQLYDAFDYENKFYVILELIQGGELFERVIDDDFVLTEKACAVFMRQICEGMEYIHSRSIIHLDMKPENILCLTKTGNRIKIIDFGFARRYDPGKKLQVMFGTAEFAAPEVLNFDEIYFYTDMWSLGVICYVLLSGLSPFVGSDDQATMTNVLQGAYTFDYKSFDAVSDSAKDFVRKLLVRDGERRLTARKALRHPWLAETTAQSTTELSVTKTKLKRYVIKKRWIKAVNTIIALRRMGARIDYDLV